One window of Microcoleus vaginatus PCC 9802 genomic DNA carries:
- a CDS encoding DUF1830 domain-containing protein has product MSDQLSYKGNNQILCYYANVTNLVQVVRIGNIPNWYFERVMFPGQRVMFEAAAEAVLEIHSGAVPSAILSDKIPCYVLRVIEEVSSECELVMTEERLAVLAG; this is encoded by the coding sequence ATGTCTGATCAGCTATCTTATAAAGGTAACAACCAGATTCTGTGCTATTACGCAAATGTTACCAACCTAGTTCAGGTGGTTCGGATTGGGAACATTCCTAATTGGTACTTTGAAAGAGTGATGTTTCCCGGACAGCGAGTGATGTTTGAAGCTGCTGCGGAAGCAGTCTTAGAAATTCACAGTGGTGCGGTGCCAAGTGCTATTTTATCGGACAAGATTCCCTGCTACGTGCTGCGGGTTATAGAAGAGGTAAGTTCCGAGTGCGAGCTGGTGATGACCGAAGAACGATTGGCGGTATTAGCCGGTTAA
- a CDS encoding response regulator, with amino-acid sequence MSAKRILVIDDEKNLCSVIQACLEHLGGWTVLSAPDGSQGLLLAETHLPDAILLDVMMPDMDGLTLFGFLQNNTATRRIPVIFLTAKVQAMDLSQFADLGVAGVIAKPFDPLSLAQQVAEILGWEPLL; translated from the coding sequence ATGTCAGCAAAGCGCATTCTGGTCATCGATGATGAAAAAAACCTCTGCAGCGTGATTCAGGCCTGTCTGGAACATTTAGGTGGCTGGACGGTACTAAGCGCGCCCGACGGCAGCCAAGGATTGCTTTTAGCTGAAACTCACCTCCCTGACGCTATTTTGTTAGATGTGATGATGCCGGATATGGACGGACTTACTCTGTTTGGTTTCCTACAAAATAATACGGCTACTCGGAGGATTCCGGTGATTTTCTTGACGGCTAAGGTGCAGGCGATGGATTTGAGCCAATTTGCTGATTTGGGGGTAGCGGGGGTGATTGCAAAGCCTTTCGATCCTTTGAGTTTGGCACAGCAAGTGGCGGAAATTCTGGGTTGGGAACCGTTGCTTTAA